The Actinomycetota bacterium DNA segment CGGTCAGAGCAGCCTGAGCTGGAGCTCGGCCACCAGGCGCTCCTCGGGCTCGTCGAGCGAGAGCCGGGACAGCTCGGCCAGCCTCCGGATCCGGTACCGGAAGGTGTTCGGATGGACCCCTATCCGGGCGGACGCGGCGGGGATGTCGCCGAACGAGTCGAGGTAGGCGCGGAGCGTCGCCACGTAATCGGTTCCGTGCACCCGGTCGTGCTCGACGAGCACGCCCACCTTCCCCAGGCGGAGATGCGGGCGGTCCGAAGCCATGTCCCGGAGCTCGACGAGGATGGTGTGCGGACGCAGGTCCTCTATATCGCCGACCTCGCACGGGTGGCCGGCAGCGAGCACGCGCAGGATCTGGTCGGCCTCCCACCGGGAGTGAGGCACGGACCGCAGGTCGTTCACGGTCGACCCGACCCCGGCCCGGACCCCCACCTTCAAGGTCGTGCGCGCCCGGGTGACCGCCTCGTTGGCCACCCCGACGAGGCGGGTGCGGCCGGTGCTCTCCCCCGACGGCAGCAGCCCGTAGACGGTCCGGCCGATGGTCGCCGCCACCGCGCGACGGTCGAACGCCTCGCTGTAGAGGGAGACGATGTCGGTGAGGCGCTCCGTCCGGACGGCGGTGTCCGCCTCGTCGGCCGAGTCCGACTCGAACGCGACCACCGTGTAGCAGCCGCCGACGGGGAGGGAGAGGCGGGAGGCGACGACGTCGACGGGTCCGCGGCCCTCGAGGATGGAACGCAGCGCGTCTCCCCGCATGCGGCGCTCGATGTCGCGGCCCGTCCGATGGCGGATCAGGTGCAGAGCGGCGATCCTCGACGCCTCCCGCAAGGCCGCCTCGTCCGACGCCGTGAGCGGGCGCGAGCCCTCCTGCACCCATATCGAGCCCAGCACCTCGCCTCCCGCGCGCACGGCGGTGACTATCCGCGGACGCAGCCCCTCGCTCTCCCACCCGTCGAAGCGGACGACCTCGTCGGTGCTCCACATCCGCTCGAACACGCCTGCCTGGCGGATCCGCTTCATCCAGGGCTCGGGGATCCGCCGGCCGAGGATGGTCTGGCGGCGCGGCTCGTCGACGGGTTCGTCGAGGCTCGAGTAGGCCAGGACGCGCGACTGGGGATCCTCGATCGTCACCGGTCCGCCGACCATCGCCGCGACGGCGTTGGCGAGGGCGAACAGGTCCCCGACGGGCACGGCGCCGACCGCCCCGGCAGCGGGCTCGCCGCTCGACGCGATCGACGTCCTGATCAGCGTGTAGAGCTGGTCCCATCGCAGCTCGGGCGGCACCCTCAGCAGCGCCACCCCCGACTCGTTCGCGATCTCGGTCAGCGGTCCGGACGCATGCTCGTCCAGCTTCAACGCCACCGCCGAGGCGCCGCACTCGGCTCCCTCGAGGACGACCGACGTGGCCCGGTCGAGGCCGGGTCCGGCGCCGACCCCGAGCACCAGGTCGTTGGCCGCCACCGGTGTACCGCCCACTGGGTCGTGGATCACGATCTCGGCCACCGGCACGTCCAGCCCGTGGGGGGCGGCCAGGAGCTCCACGACCTCCGGCCCCAGGTTCTCGATGACGCGGGCGAGGGTGGGGGGCGACGGGGCGACGTCGTCCGGACGAGCACCCGTCGAGCGCCTGGACTTGCCTGCGCGGCGTTCCGTCGCCACTGTCTACCTCGTCGACCCGCGAACGAGGACCCATCGTAGTCGGATGCCCG contains these protein-coding regions:
- a CDS encoding helix-turn-helix domain-containing protein, yielding MATERRAGKSRRSTGARPDDVAPSPPTLARVIENLGPEVVELLAAPHGLDVPVAEIVIHDPVGGTPVAANDLVLGVGAGPGLDRATSVVLEGAECGASAVALKLDEHASGPLTEIANESGVALLRVPPELRWDQLYTLIRTSIASSGEPAAGAVGAVPVGDLFALANAVAAMVGGPVTIEDPQSRVLAYSSLDEPVDEPRRQTILGRRIPEPWMKRIRQAGVFERMWSTDEVVRFDGWESEGLRPRIVTAVRAGGEVLGSIWVQEGSRPLTASDEAALREASRIAALHLIRHRTGRDIERRMRGDALRSILEGRGPVDVVASRLSLPVGGCYTVVAFESDSADEADTAVRTERLTDIVSLYSEAFDRRAVAATIGRTVYGLLPSGESTGRTRLVGVANEAVTRARTTLKVGVRAGVGSTVNDLRSVPHSRWEADQILRVLAAGHPCEVGDIEDLRPHTILVELRDMASDRPHLRLGKVGVLVEHDRVHGTDYVATLRAYLDSFGDIPAASARIGVHPNTFRYRIRRLAELSRLSLDEPEERLVAELQLRLL